In Pseudoduganella albidiflava, a single window of DNA contains:
- a CDS encoding RNA-binding S4 domain-containing protein, with amino-acid sequence MQRVDFELTSEFVELNQLLKLVGLCDSGGAGKQIVASGDVRVDGKQELRKTAKIRTGQVVTVGDVRIAVLGQAGSGGA; translated from the coding sequence ATGCAAAGAGTTGATTTTGAACTGACGTCGGAATTCGTCGAACTGAACCAGTTGCTGAAGCTTGTCGGACTGTGCGACAGCGGCGGCGCCGGCAAGCAGATCGTGGCCAGCGGCGATGTGCGGGTGGATGGCAAGCAGGAATTGCGCAAGACCGCCAAGATCCGCACCGGCCAGGTGGTCACGGTCGGCGATGTGCGCATCGCCGTGCTGGGCCAGGCGGGTTCCGGCGGGGCTTAA
- a CDS encoding DUF883 domain-containing protein — translation MDHLDPTRHPEPPRFNQQSNPQPHSPANAQSRQAQPDAPPQPIQQRLIGDLQQVIDNAEDLLHCTDSARDGAYRAAREKLAQALAMANEELQRFEEAQLERMIAATHEASLRHNDSTGEARLFRAFH, via the coding sequence ATGGACCATCTCGACCCTACCAGACACCCCGAACCGCCGCGGTTCAACCAGCAATCGAATCCCCAGCCGCATTCGCCGGCAAACGCGCAATCCCGGCAAGCGCAGCCGGATGCACCGCCGCAGCCGATCCAGCAGCGCCTGATCGGCGACTTGCAGCAAGTGATCGACAATGCCGAAGACCTGTTGCATTGCACCGACAGCGCGCGTGACGGCGCCTACCGCGCGGCGCGCGAAAAGCTGGCCCAGGCGCTGGCGATGGCCAACGAGGAGCTGCAGCGTTTCGAGGAGGCCCAGCTCGAGCGCATGATCGCCGCCACCCACGAAGCCAGCCTCCGCCACAACGACAGCACCGGCGA